One stretch of Meriones unguiculatus strain TT.TT164.6M chromosome 7, Bangor_MerUng_6.1, whole genome shotgun sequence DNA includes these proteins:
- the LOC110543020 gene encoding STAM-binding protein-like: MILYLEKLNIGPKLRKRDARGRRSNFIKILNIVFDRAETLKRKLLSKYNREYEKHLMEMKQKEEEAAEQAAFWEDIKPGYSSSCTISFEPFYGLKEKKIGEVGPGLQSTAKEAQPSSVPTKTSSPPEQCAVENNTKFVTPSTSSSAKGPGENDIEKSTVQKVRSLRPVILPHDLCEKFLKSARKNTKKKIETCGVLCGSMVGEEYHITHIVIPLQEGGPDYCYATNEEELFFIQEELGLLTLGWIHTHPTQRAFLSSVDLHTHFCYQQMLPESIAVVCAPKYKEIGIFSLTPTGINEISCCSMRGFHPHREDTPLFSDCGHVTTQNTTVMITDLR; this comes from the exons ATGAT ATTATATTTGGAAAAACTGAACATTGGCCCAAAACTCCGAAAAAGGGATGCGCGTGGAAGAAGATCAAATTTCATCAAG ATCCTAAACATCGTTTTTGACAGGGCTGAGACTCTAAAGAGGAAACTCCTAAGCAAATATAACAGGGAATATGAAAAACACCTAATGGAGATG aagcagaaagaggaggaagcagcagagcAGGCAGCCTTCTGGGAAGACATAAAACCAGGATATTCCAGTTCTTGCACTATTTCATTTGAACCATTTTATggacttaaagaaaagaaaattggagaAGTGGGACCTGGCCTACAATCAACAGCAAAGGAGGCTCAACCTTCCTCAGTACCAACCAAAACCTCCAGCCCACCAGAGCAGTGTGCAGTAGAGAATAATACTAAGTTTGTCACCCCAAGCACATCATCATCTGCCAAAGGGCCTGGGGAAAATGACATAGAGAAAAGCACAG TTCAGAAAGTCAGAAGTCTACGACCTGTGATCCTCCCTCACGATTTATGTGAGAAATTTCTAAAGTCTGCAAGGAAGAACACTAAGAAGAAAATTGAGACCTGTGGTGTTTTGTGCGGATCCATG GTAGGAGAGGAATACCATATCACGCACATAGTCATACCCCTCCAGGAAGGAGGCCCTGATTATTGCTATGCCACCAATGAAGAGGAACTGTTTTTTATCCAAGAAGAACTGGGGCTTCTCACCTTAGGGTGGATTCAT aCCCATCCAACCCAGAGAGCATTCTTATCAAGTGTGGACCTACACACCCACTTTTGCTACCAGCAGATGCTGCCTGAGTCCATCGCAGTTGTGTGTGCCCCCAAATACAAAGA AATTGGAATTTTCTCACTGACACCTACTGGGATAAATGAAATTTCCTGCTGCTCCATGAGGGGGTTCCATCCTCATAGAGAGGACACTCCTCTCTTCAGC GACTGTGGCCATGTCACCACCCAGAACACCACAGTGATGATCACTGATTTACGATGA